One Herbaspirillum rubrisubalbicans genomic window carries:
- a CDS encoding TetR/AcrR family transcriptional regulator encodes MREHYGQNKRNILQAGRALIAQKGFSRVGLSEILAAADIPKGSFYHYFGSKEQYGRELIEHYVAGYLDRLGDVLEARHGGNARERLLTYWGYWLESQCCQQVEQRCLVVKLSAEVADLSEDMRQALHEGTQRFIERIAVCIEEGIAEGSLHTVLQPLATATMLYQQWLGASLLARLSRDRAPMEAAMLVTRHVLVPPPIASHR; translated from the coding sequence ATGCGAGAACACTATGGCCAAAACAAGCGCAACATCCTCCAGGCCGGCCGCGCCCTCATTGCGCAAAAAGGTTTTTCCAGGGTCGGCCTGTCCGAGATCCTGGCCGCAGCCGACATCCCCAAGGGTTCCTTCTACCATTACTTCGGTTCCAAGGAACAATATGGCCGCGAACTGATCGAGCATTATGTGGCAGGCTACCTGGACCGGCTAGGCGATGTCCTGGAGGCCCGCCATGGTGGCAACGCCCGCGAGCGCCTGCTGACCTACTGGGGTTATTGGCTGGAAAGCCAGTGCTGCCAGCAGGTCGAGCAGCGCTGCCTGGTGGTCAAGCTCTCGGCCGAAGTGGCCGACCTCTCCGAGGATATGCGCCAGGCCTTGCATGAAGGCACGCAGCGCTTCATCGAGCGCATTGCCGTGTGCATCGAAGAGGGTATCGCCGAAGGCTCGCTGCACACCGTACTGCAACCGCTGGCCACGGCCACCATGCTCTACCAGCAATGGCTGGGCGCCAGCCTGCTGGCGCGCTTGAGCCGCGACCGCGCACCGATGGAAGCGGCCATGCTGGTCACCCGCCATGTGCTGGTGCCGCCCCCGATTGCCTCGCATCGATGA
- a CDS encoding MFS transporter produces MEPVATAAAPLASTPSSSLSASAHRWKVLAAGVAANASFSAVFSGIPVTSLVLRSDYHLSNAQLGLALGLLSLGVALGELPWGLLTDRLGDRKVLLVGLLGTSVALGLLMLLARPGQGADAAYLWLCGGLMLAGLLGGSVNGASGRAIMGWFAEGERGLAMSIRQTAVPLGGGIGALLLPSLAAQAGFAAVFGLLMSLCLASVGLVLWWLREPPLQLHARLAATSATPALRNAMVWRLALGIGLLCAPQVALISFGGIFLHEVGQAGLLLISVLLTLVQIGAAVTRIASGRWTDRRGQRRDYLRGCALASAILFAALGALSLLSLHAALPWLSLLLVSAGVVVSAWHGVAYTELAVVAGPSQVGTALGLGNSCVFLVFFLTAQAVPLLLHWQGWPAVWLGTALVALLVFPLFPALVKPRA; encoded by the coding sequence ATGGAACCCGTCGCCACAGCCGCTGCACCACTGGCCTCAACGCCATCCTCATCCCTGTCCGCCAGCGCGCATCGCTGGAAAGTCCTGGCCGCCGGCGTGGCCGCCAATGCCAGCTTCTCGGCGGTGTTCTCGGGCATTCCCGTGACCTCGCTGGTCTTGCGCAGCGACTACCACTTGAGCAATGCGCAACTGGGCCTGGCGCTGGGCCTGTTGAGCCTGGGCGTGGCGCTGGGAGAGCTGCCATGGGGCTTGCTGACCGATCGCCTGGGCGACCGCAAGGTGCTGCTGGTGGGCCTGCTCGGCACCAGTGTGGCACTGGGCTTGCTGATGTTGCTGGCGCGCCCGGGGCAGGGGGCGGATGCGGCCTACCTGTGGCTGTGTGGCGGACTGATGCTGGCGGGTTTGCTGGGCGGTAGCGTCAACGGCGCCAGCGGGCGCGCCATCATGGGCTGGTTCGCCGAGGGCGAGCGCGGCCTGGCCATGAGCATCCGCCAGACCGCGGTGCCGCTGGGGGGCGGCATCGGCGCCTTGCTGCTGCCCTCGCTGGCGGCGCAGGCCGGCTTCGCCGCGGTGTTCGGCCTGCTCATGTCGTTGTGCCTGGCCAGCGTGGGCCTGGTGCTGTGGTGGCTGCGCGAACCCCCGCTGCAGCTGCACGCCCGACTCGCGGCCACCAGCGCCACCCCGGCCTTGCGCAATGCAATGGTGTGGCGCCTGGCGCTGGGCATCGGTTTGCTTTGCGCGCCGCAGGTGGCCTTGATCAGCTTCGGCGGCATCTTCCTGCATGAGGTGGGGCAGGCCGGCTTGCTGCTCATCAGCGTGCTGTTGACCCTGGTCCAGATCGGTGCGGCGGTCACGCGCATTGCCAGCGGCCGCTGGACCGACCGCCGCGGCCAGCGTCGCGATTACCTGCGCGGTTGCGCACTGGCCAGCGCCATCCTGTTCGCCGCGCTGGGCGCGCTGTCCCTCCTGAGCCTGCACGCTGCCTTGCCCTGGCTGTCACTGCTGCTGGTGAGCGCGGGCGTGGTGGTGTCGGCCTGGCATGGCGTGGCCTATACCGAACTGGCCGTGGTGGCCGGCCCCTCCCAGGTTGGCACGGCCTTGGGGCTGGGCAATAGCTGCGTGTTCCTGGTGTTTTTCCTCACCGCCCAGGCCGTGCCGCTGCTGCTGCACTGGCAGGGCTGGCCGGCCGTGTGGCTGGGCACGGCGCTGGTGGCCTTGCTGGTCTTTCCCTTGTTCCCGGCGCTGGTCAAACCACGGGCCTGA
- a CDS encoding GlxA family transcriptional regulator — MPARDTAFLIFADCSMLDFTGPLSAFDAANRVSGQALYRLTLYSEAGGMIRSSAGALIQTERIGRASFDTLVVAGGGAPREGLVSPALRRYIVRAAARSRRIAGVCTGAFVLAAAGVLDGRHATTHWRMAAKLQQMHPQVKVDSDRIYSRDGKVWTSAGISAGIDLALALIEEDHGVELARSVARELVVYHRRPGGQSQFSALQEMDGGSERIRRALGFAREHLQHELTVDLLAEVACLSRRQFDRTFAAETGQTPARAIEQMRAEAARLRIEQSQDSLESIARATGFGDADRMRRACLRLFGQPPQAMRRLARLDET; from the coding sequence ATGCCCGCGCGCGATACTGCTTTTCTCATCTTTGCCGATTGCAGCATGTTGGATTTCACCGGTCCGCTGTCGGCCTTCGATGCCGCCAACCGGGTGTCCGGTCAGGCGCTGTATCGGCTGACGCTGTATTCCGAAGCGGGCGGCATGATCCGCAGTTCAGCCGGCGCGCTGATCCAGACCGAGCGCATCGGCCGTGCCAGCTTCGATACGCTGGTGGTAGCCGGTGGTGGTGCGCCGCGCGAGGGACTGGTGTCGCCAGCGCTACGGCGGTACATCGTGCGGGCCGCGGCGCGTTCGCGGCGCATCGCCGGGGTCTGCACCGGGGCCTTCGTCCTGGCGGCCGCGGGGGTGCTCGATGGCCGGCACGCGACCACCCACTGGCGCATGGCGGCCAAGCTGCAGCAGATGCACCCGCAGGTGAAGGTCGATAGCGACCGCATCTATTCGCGCGATGGCAAGGTCTGGACCTCGGCCGGCATTTCTGCCGGCATCGACCTGGCCCTGGCGCTCATCGAAGAGGATCACGGGGTGGAACTGGCGCGCAGCGTGGCGCGCGAGCTGGTGGTGTATCACCGCCGCCCGGGCGGGCAGTCGCAGTTCTCGGCCTTGCAGGAGATGGATGGCGGTTCCGAGCGCATCCGCCGCGCGCTGGGCTTTGCGCGCGAACACTTGCAGCATGAGTTGACGGTGGACCTGCTGGCCGAGGTGGCCTGCCTCAGCCGCCGCCAGTTCGACCGCACCTTTGCCGCCGAGACCGGCCAGACCCCGGCGCGCGCCATTGAGCAGATGCGGGCCGAAGCGGCGCGACTGCGCATCGAACAATCGCAGGACAGCCTGGAGAGCATCGCCCGCGCCACCGGCTTTGGCGACGCCGACCGGATGCGGCGCGCCTGCCTGCGCCTGTTCGGTCAGCCGCCGCAAGCCATGCGCCGACTGGCGCGGCTGGATGAAACGTGA
- a CDS encoding metallophosphoesterase, with protein MRRSYVSVFIVLGLLAALHAWIGWQLLPALSSDALWIGLGVTVLVLSVLLMPVALAVPYLKRRGLPEPWSDRPAWAGMLAMGAFSSALLLTLLRSLALALLPWLPLSPIERHEMVELTAWLVLALTAAATVIGYLNARRTAAVVEVSVPIAGLPSALEGFTIVQISDIHVGPTIKAPYLQAIVDKVNALQPDVVAITGDLVDGSVRQLAPHTAPLAQLRARHGSYFVTGNHEYYSNAHEWIAEVRRLGVTVLMNEHVVLDHEGAGLVLAGVTDYTAHHFDEAHRSDPKAAIAAAPEGHPRILLAHQPRTATAAVEAGFDLQLSGHTHGGQFFPWNFFVPLQQPYVAGLKRLQGLWIYVSRGTGYWGPPKRLLAPSEITRLRLTAR; from the coding sequence ATGCGACGTAGCTACGTTTCCGTCTTCATCGTCCTGGGCCTGCTGGCCGCGCTGCACGCCTGGATCGGCTGGCAGCTGCTGCCGGCACTGAGCAGCGATGCGCTCTGGATCGGCCTGGGGGTGACCGTGCTGGTCTTGTCCGTCCTGTTGATGCCCGTGGCGCTGGCCGTGCCCTACCTGAAGCGGCGCGGCCTACCCGAACCCTGGTCGGATCGCCCGGCCTGGGCCGGCATGTTGGCCATGGGCGCGTTTTCCTCGGCGCTGCTGCTGACCCTCTTGCGCAGCCTCGCCCTGGCCCTGTTGCCCTGGTTGCCGTTGTCGCCCATCGAGCGGCATGAGATGGTGGAACTGACCGCCTGGCTGGTGCTGGCGCTGACTGCAGCGGCTACCGTCATCGGTTATCTCAACGCCCGCCGCACCGCCGCCGTGGTCGAGGTCAGCGTACCCATCGCCGGGCTGCCCAGCGCGCTGGAAGGTTTTACCATCGTCCAGATTAGCGACATCCATGTCGGCCCCACCATCAAGGCGCCCTATCTGCAAGCCATCGTCGACAAGGTCAATGCGCTGCAACCGGACGTGGTGGCCATCACCGGTGACCTGGTCGATGGCAGCGTGCGCCAGCTCGCGCCGCATACCGCGCCGCTGGCGCAATTGCGCGCCCGCCATGGCAGCTACTTCGTCACCGGCAACCACGAGTACTACTCCAATGCCCATGAATGGATAGCCGAAGTGCGCCGCCTGGGCGTGACCGTGCTCATGAATGAACACGTGGTGCTGGACCATGAAGGGGCCGGCCTGGTGCTGGCCGGCGTGACCGACTACACCGCCCATCATTTCGATGAAGCCCATCGCAGCGATCCCAAGGCAGCCATCGCCGCGGCCCCAGAGGGTCATCCCCGCATCCTGCTGGCACACCAGCCGCGCACTGCGACCGCGGCCGTGGAGGCTGGCTTCGACCTGCAATTGTCGGGCCACACCCATGGTGGCCAGTTCTTCCCGTGGAATTTCTTCGTGCCGCTGCAACAGCCGTATGTGGCGGGCTTGAAGCGTTTGCAGGGGCTGTGGATCTACGTCAGTCGCGGCACCGGCTACTGGGGCCCACCCAAGCGCCTGCTGGCGCCGTCCGAAATCACGCGCCTGCGGCTCACGGCGCGCTGA